The Streptococcus pluranimalium genome contains a region encoding:
- a CDS encoding GNAT family N-acetyltransferase — MVKMIGIRPVREDELSLLKSIAEQTFTETFGHDNTPEQLQSFFDTDYALETLQAELKHPDTEINFILLNNQVVGYLKLNWGEAQTEFELDNALEIQRIYILKAYQGEGLGKFAFEYALEVAESGPFDWAWLGVWEHNIKAQTFYSHYGFEKFAEHEFVVSEDKVDTDWLLRKRLS, encoded by the coding sequence ATGGTTAAGATGATTGGCATTCGGCCTGTGCGCGAGGATGAGCTGTCTCTTCTAAAATCTATAGCAGAGCAGACGTTCACTGAGACTTTTGGACATGATAACACACCTGAGCAACTGCAATCTTTTTTTGACACAGATTATGCTCTAGAAACTTTGCAGGCTGAGCTAAAGCACCCGGATACTGAAATTAATTTTATTCTCCTAAACAATCAAGTGGTCGGTTACCTTAAACTTAATTGGGGAGAAGCTCAGACAGAATTTGAACTAGATAATGCGTTGGAAATCCAACGAATCTATATCTTAAAAGCCTATCAAGGAGAGGGATTAGGTAAGTTTGCTTTTGAGTATGCGTTGGAAGTAGCTGAATCAGGACCCTTTGATTGGGCCTGGTTAGGTGTTTGGGAACACAATATTAAAGCTCAAACATTTTATAGTCACTACGGTTTTGAAAAATTTGCAGAGCATGAGTTTGTCGTTTCTGAAGATAAGGTTGATACAGACTGGTTATTAAGAAAACGCTTGAGCTGA
- a CDS encoding LCP family protein, protein MAKKDAGGLSHHEQLRYDYLFKNIHYLSEREKTEFNYLYQKLTSRQTSRTSLKQETKEASLPSGGLDDDYGGYADDGSHPYLNDDYEEPNHQNNVTDQGLPVFPGELARTQKPRKTRQEKRSTVKSRRQAKQSKVVKKSKKGRLKRFFILFSLLMLFVFVLLLVMFFKGVTGISSPKGKNFQPAVEEYFNGQETRDGTNILILGSDKRIAQGSEDARTDTIMVVNVGNKDKDVKMVSFMRDTLVNIPDVSETDYLKDQKLNTAFNVGEQNNHRGAELMRETLKANYDIDIKYYMMVDFETFADAIDALFPNGVSINAKFATIDGERVNSVEVPDDLRMDDQGRVPNQTIKVGKQRMDGRTLLNYARFRKDDDGDFGRTKRQQQVMKEILRQVKNPTKLFTGSEALGKIYALTSTNVSYPYLLRTGLSSITDGDFAIHQTTIPEQGDWIDDYDVYGGQGLTIDFDKYQKELSDLGFR, encoded by the coding sequence ATGGCAAAAAAAGATGCAGGGGGCTTATCGCATCACGAGCAGTTGAGGTATGATTACCTGTTTAAAAATATTCATTATTTGAGTGAGCGTGAAAAGACCGAATTTAATTACCTTTACCAAAAATTAACCAGTAGACAGACTAGTCGAACAAGCCTTAAACAAGAAACAAAAGAAGCTAGCCTACCTTCTGGAGGCCTTGACGATGATTACGGAGGCTATGCTGATGATGGATCTCATCCGTATTTGAATGATGACTATGAGGAGCCTAATCATCAAAACAATGTGACTGATCAAGGCTTACCAGTTTTTCCTGGTGAACTTGCTAGAACCCAAAAACCCAGAAAAACACGACAAGAAAAGCGATCTACTGTTAAGTCTAGAAGGCAAGCCAAGCAATCTAAGGTTGTGAAGAAGTCTAAAAAAGGACGTTTAAAACGTTTCTTTATTCTTTTCAGTCTATTAATGCTATTTGTTTTTGTGCTACTTTTGGTTATGTTTTTCAAAGGGGTCACAGGTATTTCAAGCCCTAAAGGTAAGAATTTTCAACCTGCTGTGGAAGAATACTTTAATGGTCAGGAGACAAGAGATGGCACTAATATTCTTATTTTAGGAAGTGATAAGCGTATTGCCCAAGGTTCTGAGGATGCCAGAACTGATACTATCATGGTGGTCAATGTCGGCAACAAAGATAAGGATGTCAAGATGGTCAGTTTCATGCGTGATACCTTAGTTAATATCCCTGATGTCAGTGAAACAGATTATCTTAAGGACCAAAAATTAAATACTGCCTTTAATGTTGGTGAGCAAAATAATCATCGTGGAGCTGAATTAATGCGTGAAACGCTTAAAGCTAATTATGACATTGACATCAAATACTATATGATGGTTGATTTTGAAACCTTTGCTGATGCGATTGACGCCTTGTTCCCTAACGGGGTTTCTATCAATGCTAAATTCGCTACTATTGATGGTGAAAGGGTAAACTCAGTTGAGGTTCCTGATGATCTGCGAATGGATGACCAAGGACGTGTTCCCAATCAAACGATTAAAGTTGGTAAGCAAAGAATGGATGGTCGCACCCTTCTCAACTACGCCCGCTTCCGTAAGGATGATGATGGTGACTTTGGACGAACCAAGCGCCAGCAACAAGTGATGAAAGAAATTTTACGTCAGGTTAAGAATCCAACTAAGCTTTTTACAGGTTCTGAAGCTTTGGGAAAAATTTATGCTTTGACTTCAACAAATGTATCTTATCCTTATCTTTTAAGAACAGGATTGTCAAGTATAACCGATGGAGATTTTGCCATTCATCAAACAACCATTCCTGAACAAGGCGATTGGATCGACGATTATGATGTCTATGGTGGACAAGGTTTAACAATCGATTTTGATAAGTATCAAAAAGAACTGTCTGACTTAGGCTTTAGGTAA
- a CDS encoding class I SAM-dependent rRNA methyltransferase, whose translation MEKLRLSAQVEKKLSKGIVLLEKDDLPTAKTENGLVQLISQSGQLLATAYLSEQHKGIGWVISTDDIELTQSFFEALFTKARESRLAYINDTSTTAYRLFNQEGDGFGGFTVDRYGDFVIFSWYNAFVYSIKNRIVEAFKVVFSDLSGAYEKYRFKGAERQAGHLYGAKAPETFEVLENNVKYQIFLNDGLMTGIFLDQHEVRGRLVDGLAAGKSVLNLFSYTAAFSVAAAMGGAKQTTSVDLAKRSVELSEAHFKANGLDILNHKLKVMDVFAYYRYAKRHDLTYDVIVIDPPSFARNKKQTFSVSKDYHRLVSEAVAILNPNGILILSTNASNLSVEQFQKQINKGFGGKPYQVLSLDQLPADFKINKNDERSNYLKVFTIKVG comes from the coding sequence ATGGAAAAACTTCGACTAAGTGCACAAGTGGAGAAGAAACTAAGTAAAGGTATTGTCCTATTAGAAAAAGATGATTTACCGACTGCTAAAACAGAAAATGGCTTGGTCCAGCTAATATCTCAATCTGGCCAATTGCTAGCGACAGCCTACTTATCAGAACAACATAAAGGAATCGGTTGGGTCATTTCTACAGATGATATAGAGTTAACGCAATCTTTCTTCGAAGCTCTATTTACCAAAGCAAGAGAATCACGTCTTGCCTATATTAATGACACAAGTACGACAGCTTATCGCTTGTTCAATCAAGAAGGCGATGGTTTTGGTGGTTTTACTGTTGACAGATATGGTGACTTTGTCATCTTTTCGTGGTATAATGCTTTTGTTTACAGTATAAAAAACAGAATTGTCGAAGCGTTTAAAGTGGTCTTTTCTGACCTTTCGGGGGCTTATGAAAAGTATCGCTTTAAAGGTGCAGAGAGGCAAGCAGGACATCTTTATGGTGCGAAAGCTCCGGAGACTTTTGAAGTACTTGAGAATAATGTTAAGTACCAAATTTTTCTAAATGATGGTTTGATGACAGGAATCTTTCTGGATCAACATGAGGTTAGAGGGCGTTTGGTTGATGGTTTAGCAGCAGGTAAATCCGTTTTGAATCTTTTCTCATACACAGCTGCATTTTCTGTTGCTGCAGCCATGGGAGGAGCAAAACAAACAACATCTGTTGATTTAGCTAAGCGATCTGTTGAATTATCAGAAGCACATTTCAAGGCTAATGGACTTGATATTCTAAATCATAAACTCAAGGTTATGGATGTCTTTGCTTATTATCGATATGCTAAACGACATGATTTGACATATGATGTGATTGTCATTGATCCCCCTAGCTTCGCACGTAACAAGAAACAAACGTTTTCTGTCTCAAAAGATTACCATCGTTTAGTCAGTGAGGCAGTGGCTATTTTAAATCCAAATGGTATTTTGATTTTGTCCACTAATGCTTCAAACCTTAGTGTAGAGCAATTTCAAAAACAGATTAATAAAGGTTTTGGTGGGAAGCCCTATCAAGTGCTATCCCTAGACCAATTACCAGCTGATTTTAAAATAAATAAGAATGATGAAAGAAGTAACTACTTAAAAGTATTTACCATTAAGGTTGGATAA
- a CDS encoding LTA synthase family protein encodes MKKIINTILKVMSTRLGFVLTLLFFYWLKTLWAYHVDFVLNIENVYQTFLTIINPIPIGLLLIGLALYIKKTKLFYSLAWLIYLLLTILVIANAFYFREFSDFITVSTMLGSSKAAAGLGDSALNLVRFTDLFYIVDLILLAFLFIKKKVTTDSRPFNKRASFAVTALSGLLFSINLFLAEIDRPELLSRGFSNFYLVRALGLPAFSTYSGNQAYQAEKERSGATAEELTEVKNYVKENHVAPNPKFYGIAKGRNVIMIHLESFQQFLIDYKLNVDDQEHEVTPFINLLYHSKETFAFSNFFHQVKAGKTSDAETLMENSLFGLNSGSFMVNYGGDNTQFAAPNILKQKGDYTSAVFHGNVGTFWNRNNAYKQWGYDYFFDESYFQELTKKNSFQYGLNDKHMFSDSIKYLEHMQQPFYTKFLTVSHHYPYTSLAGENEEQGFPLAKTDDETINGYFATANYLDSSVKAFFDYLKATGIYQNSIIVLYGDHYGISNSRNTSLAPLLGKDPETWSEYDNAMLQRVPYMIHIPGMDKGFISDTYGGQVDNLPTLLSLLGIDNSNYVELGQDLLSPDNKQMVAFRSSGTYITPKYTNYDGKLYNTTTGELITNPDETTLAENQAIRESVTQQLKMSDAVQTGDLLRFDKDNGLDKVDSSHISYIDSLKALKAIEKKRGEKSTSIYSQHNNTSTQDLFKAPSYMQLNPEITDTSATSSTSSSSKEAEKK; translated from the coding sequence GTGAAAAAAATTATCAATACAATACTTAAAGTGATGAGTACCCGCCTGGGATTTGTCCTTACTTTATTGTTTTTTTATTGGTTGAAAACCCTATGGGCTTACCATGTCGACTTTGTGCTTAATATTGAAAATGTTTACCAAACTTTTCTAACCATCATCAATCCTATTCCTATCGGATTGCTTCTGATTGGCCTAGCACTTTATATCAAAAAAACAAAATTATTTTACAGCTTAGCTTGGCTCATCTACCTTTTACTAACTATTCTCGTAATTGCCAATGCCTTTTACTTCCGAGAATTTTCAGATTTTATTACTGTTAGTACAATGCTAGGAAGTAGCAAAGCTGCCGCAGGTTTAGGAGATTCAGCTCTTAACTTAGTTCGTTTCACTGATCTTTTTTACATTGTTGATCTTATTTTACTCGCCTTCCTCTTTATTAAAAAGAAAGTGACAACTGATAGTCGTCCCTTTAATAAGAGAGCAAGTTTTGCGGTAACTGCCCTATCTGGTCTTCTTTTTTCTATTAATCTTTTTTTAGCAGAAATTGATCGCCCTGAATTGTTATCACGTGGCTTCTCTAATTTCTATCTAGTTCGAGCACTAGGCTTACCAGCTTTTTCAACTTATAGCGGTAACCAGGCTTATCAGGCTGAAAAAGAACGTAGTGGTGCCACTGCAGAAGAATTAACTGAAGTTAAAAACTATGTTAAGGAAAACCATGTGGCTCCAAATCCTAAATTTTACGGAATTGCTAAAGGGCGCAATGTGATTATGATCCATTTGGAAAGTTTTCAGCAGTTTCTGATTGATTACAAACTAAATGTGGATGATCAAGAACATGAAGTCACCCCATTTATTAATTTGTTATACCATTCCAAAGAAACCTTTGCCTTTTCAAATTTTTTCCATCAAGTTAAGGCCGGTAAAACTTCTGACGCCGAAACACTGATGGAAAACTCTTTATTCGGTCTAAACAGTGGCTCTTTCATGGTAAACTACGGGGGAGATAACACACAGTTTGCGGCACCAAACATCTTAAAGCAAAAAGGTGACTATACTAGCGCTGTCTTTCATGGAAATGTTGGTACCTTCTGGAACCGTAACAATGCTTATAAACAATGGGGATACGACTATTTCTTTGATGAATCTTACTTCCAAGAGCTTACTAAAAAGAATTCCTTCCAGTATGGTCTAAATGACAAACATATGTTCTCAGACTCTATCAAATATTTAGAACATATGCAGCAACCCTTTTATACAAAATTCTTAACAGTCAGTCATCATTATCCCTACACGAGTTTAGCTGGGGAGAATGAGGAACAAGGATTCCCACTGGCAAAAACTGATGATGAGACTATCAATGGTTATTTTGCAACAGCCAATTATCTTGATAGTTCTGTTAAAGCATTCTTTGACTATTTGAAAGCTACTGGCATTTACCAGAATTCTATTATCGTATTATATGGTGACCATTATGGTATATCCAATTCACGTAACACTAGTTTAGCACCACTGCTTGGTAAAGACCCTGAAACGTGGTCTGAATACGATAATGCCATGCTTCAGCGTGTCCCTTACATGATTCACATTCCTGGTATGGATAAAGGATTTATCAGTGATACTTACGGTGGTCAAGTGGACAATCTCCCTACTCTATTATCACTTCTAGGCATAGATAACTCAAATTATGTAGAGTTAGGGCAAGATTTATTATCACCTGACAATAAACAAATGGTAGCTTTTCGTTCTTCTGGAACATATATCACCCCTAAATATACCAACTATGACGGGAAGCTCTACAACACAACAACTGGGGAATTAATTACCAACCCTGATGAAACCACACTCGCTGAAAATCAAGCTATCCGTGAGTCTGTAACCCAGCAACTAAAAATGAGTGATGCTGTTCAAACTGGTGATCTACTCCGTTTTGATAAAGATAACGGTCTAGATAAAGTAGATTCTAGCCATATCTCTTATATTGATTCTTTAAAAGCTCTCAAAGCGATAGAAAAGAAACGTGGTGAAAAATCAACTAGTATCTATAGCCAACACAATAACACATCAACTCAAGATCTTTTTAAAGCTCCAAGTTACATGCAGCTAAATCCAGAAATCACTGACACGTCAGCCACTTCTTCAACTAGCTCAAGTTCAAAAGAAGCTGAGAAAAAATAA
- a CDS encoding OsmC family protein: protein MYQTKIKGDKLYHSVSEGYGKSVELFGFPKDGETPMSLVNIALASCVTMCIQGYFARFHQETVVASVVDSTYDEGHFKLLVGIAHVLDDTMIEEILAYVDEQCRVKKMLRDDLTYEISLGENNDF, encoded by the coding sequence ATGTATCAAACAAAAATAAAAGGAGATAAGCTTTATCATTCAGTATCAGAAGGCTATGGGAAATCCGTAGAACTCTTTGGTTTTCCTAAAGATGGGGAGACGCCTATGAGTTTGGTTAATATCGCTTTGGCTTCATGCGTCACCATGTGTATTCAAGGTTATTTTGCTCGTTTTCATCAAGAAACAGTTGTAGCTAGTGTAGTCGATTCAACATATGATGAGGGACATTTTAAACTCCTTGTAGGAATTGCTCATGTCCTAGATGATACGATGATAGAAGAGATTTTGGCTTATGTAGATGAGCAGTGCCGTGTTAAGAAAATGCTTCGGGATGATCTTACTTATGAGATTAGCTTGGGTGAAAATAATGACTTCTAA
- the pheT gene encoding phenylalanine--tRNA ligase subunit beta, translated as MLVSYKWLKELVDIDVSSAELAERMSTTGIEVEGVEVPAEGLSKLVVGHVISCEGVPETHLHLCQVDTGDEEPRQIVCGAPNVTAGIKVIVAIPGARIADNYKIKKGKIRGMESLGMICSLQELGLPESIIPKEFSDGIQILPENAVPGDSIFPYLDLDDEIIELSITPNRADALSMRGVAHEVAAIYGKEVHFPEKSVTEVAKSAKEVIDVAIESDKVMTYASRVVENVTVAPSPQWLQNLLMNAGIRPINNVVDVTNYILLYFGQPMHAFDLAKFQGNKIVARDARDGESLVTLDGEERELTDDDIVITVADKPVALAGVMGGKDTEIDNSSKTVVLEAAVFDGKSIRKTSSRLNLRSESSSRFEKGINFDTVTEALDFAAAMLEELAGGEVLSGRVQAGALPIEPVEVSTTLDYVNVRLGTELTYSDIEDVFAKLGFGLSGSADRFTVAVPRRRWDISIQADLVEEIARIYGYDKLPTTLPEAAGTAGALTTTQKLRRKVKALAEGAGLTEVISYALTTPEKATAFNVAPSHLTELMWPMTVDRSALRQNMTSGILDIVAYNVARKNKNLALYEIGKVFEQTGNPKEDLPNEINTFGMTLSGLVAEKDFQTTAVPVDFFYAKGIVEMIFAQLNLDVTYIAEKDMANMHPGRTASIILNGAKVGFVGQVHPQTAKDFDIPETYVAELNLSAIEVALTNDLIFSDITKYPAVSRDVALLLNQEASHQEIVDAIENAGVKRLTAIKLFDVYAGNNIESGKKSMAYSLTFQNPNDNLTDEEVAKYMEKITKSLAEKLGAEIR; from the coding sequence ATGTTAGTTTCTTACAAATGGCTTAAGGAGTTGGTGGACATCGATGTCTCATCTGCTGAATTGGCTGAAAGAATGTCTACAACAGGAATTGAAGTGGAAGGTGTAGAAGTTCCTGCTGAAGGCTTATCAAAATTAGTAGTGGGTCATGTTATCTCATGTGAAGGTGTTCCAGAAACTCACTTGCACCTCTGTCAAGTGGATACAGGGGATGAAGAGCCTCGTCAAATCGTTTGTGGTGCTCCAAATGTGACAGCAGGAATCAAGGTTATTGTAGCCATTCCAGGAGCACGCATTGCTGATAACTATAAGATTAAAAAAGGTAAAATCCGTGGTATGGAATCTCTTGGGATGATTTGTTCGCTTCAAGAATTAGGATTGCCAGAATCTATTATTCCAAAAGAATTTTCAGATGGTATCCAAATTTTACCTGAAAATGCTGTTCCAGGTGATAGTATTTTCCCATACCTTGATTTGGACGATGAAATCATCGAACTGTCAATCACACCTAACCGTGCGGATGCCCTTTCTATGCGTGGTGTTGCTCATGAAGTAGCTGCTATTTATGGAAAAGAGGTGCATTTCCCAGAAAAATCTGTCACTGAGGTCGCTAAATCAGCTAAAGAAGTCATTGATGTTGCTATTGAATCCGACAAGGTCATGACTTATGCTAGTCGTGTGGTTGAAAATGTGACAGTGGCACCAAGCCCACAGTGGTTACAAAACCTTCTCATGAACGCTGGCATTCGTCCGATTAATAATGTCGTTGATGTGACTAACTATATCTTACTCTACTTTGGACAGCCTATGCATGCCTTTGACCTAGCTAAATTCCAAGGGAACAAAATTGTAGCTCGTGATGCCCGTGATGGGGAATCCTTAGTCACTCTTGATGGCGAAGAGCGTGAATTGACTGATGATGATATTGTTATCACAGTAGCGGATAAACCTGTCGCTCTAGCTGGCGTTATGGGCGGTAAGGATACTGAGATTGATAATTCTTCTAAGACCGTTGTTCTTGAAGCAGCTGTTTTCGATGGTAAGTCAATCCGTAAAACATCAAGTCGCTTGAACCTTCGCTCTGAAAGTTCATCTCGTTTTGAAAAAGGGATTAACTTCGATACCGTTACAGAAGCACTTGATTTTGCAGCTGCAATGCTTGAAGAATTAGCTGGAGGAGAAGTTTTATCAGGTCGTGTGCAAGCAGGTGCTCTGCCTATTGAACCTGTTGAAGTATCAACAACCTTAGACTATGTCAATGTTCGTTTAGGGACAGAGTTGACTTATTCAGATATCGAAGACGTCTTTGCGAAACTTGGCTTCGGATTATCAGGTTCAGCTGACAGATTCACGGTAGCCGTTCCTCGTCGTCGTTGGGATATTAGCATCCAAGCTGACTTGGTTGAGGAAATCGCTCGTATTTATGGCTATGATAAATTACCAACGACTCTTCCAGAAGCAGCAGGAACAGCTGGTGCCTTGACAACGACTCAGAAATTACGTCGTAAAGTCAAGGCTTTGGCTGAAGGAGCAGGCTTAACAGAAGTTATTTCTTACGCTTTAACAACTCCTGAAAAAGCGACAGCCTTCAATGTGGCACCTAGTCATCTGACAGAGCTCATGTGGCCAATGACTGTTGATCGTTCCGCTCTTCGTCAAAACATGACATCAGGTATCTTGGATATCGTGGCTTATAACGTCGCTCGTAAGAACAAAAACCTTGCCCTCTATGAAATTGGTAAGGTCTTTGAACAAACTGGCAATCCAAAAGAAGATTTACCAAATGAAATCAATACCTTTGGGATGACCTTATCAGGTCTAGTAGCTGAAAAAGATTTTCAAACAACAGCAGTTCCAGTTGATTTCTTCTATGCCAAGGGTATTGTGGAGATGATCTTTGCTCAGCTTAATTTGGATGTGACTTATATCGCTGAAAAAGATATGGCAAATATGCATCCAGGTCGTACAGCATCGATTATCTTAAATGGCGCTAAAGTTGGTTTTGTGGGACAAGTTCATCCACAAACGGCTAAAGATTTTGATATTCCAGAAACTTATGTGGCAGAGCTCAATCTCTCAGCTATTGAAGTAGCTTTGACAAATGATTTAATTTTTTCTGATATTACCAAATACCCTGCTGTATCTCGTGATGTTGCCTTGCTATTGAATCAAGAAGCAAGTCATCAAGAAATTGTGGATGCGATTGAAAATGCAGGTGTCAAACGCCTAACAGCTATCAAACTCTTTGATGTTTATGCTGGTAATAATATTGAATCAGGTAAGAAATCCATGGCTTACAGCCTAACCTTCCAAAATCCAAACGATAATTTAACGGATGAAGAAGTAGCTAAGTATATGGAAAAAATCACAAAATCACTAGCTGAGAAGCTTGGTGCAGAAATTCGATAA
- a CDS encoding L-lactate dehydrogenase has translation MVRKIGIIGMGNVGSTLAHGLIAEGVADHYVLIDPKVEKVRADQIDFQDAMANHSIFAKLTINDYSALADADVVVSALGNISLQHNAGEDRFAEFALMQEQVPQVAASLKDSGFSGVLVVISNPVDAVSALYQALTDFPRERVIGTGTLLDTARMKRVVSERLGVNPKSVSGYNLGEHGNSQFTAWSQVSVKGQPISDFFSEDELEEMSFASMKGGHTVFYGKGYTSYGIATTAIRIVKAILSDAEEELVISSFQEAFGTYVGYPALVGRSGKVGHVQLNLTEDEEVKLQASANLIKERVEAALSKI, from the coding sequence ATGGTACGTAAAATCGGTATTATTGGAATGGGTAATGTTGGTTCAACATTGGCGCACGGTTTGATTGCTGAGGGTGTCGCGGATCATTATGTTCTGATAGATCCTAAAGTGGAGAAAGTGCGTGCAGACCAGATTGATTTCCAGGATGCCATGGCTAATCACTCTATCTTTGCTAAGCTTACCATCAATGATTATTCTGCCTTAGCAGATGCTGATGTGGTGGTGTCAGCTCTTGGTAATATTAGTCTTCAACATAATGCAGGTGAAGATCGCTTTGCGGAGTTTGCCCTTATGCAGGAACAGGTTCCTCAGGTAGCGGCCTCACTCAAGGACTCAGGATTTTCCGGTGTCCTCGTCGTTATTTCAAATCCGGTCGATGCTGTTTCAGCCCTTTATCAAGCCCTTACTGATTTTCCTAGGGAGCGTGTGATTGGGACAGGGACTCTCCTTGATACGGCTCGTATGAAGCGCGTGGTTAGTGAGCGGTTAGGGGTTAATCCTAAGAGTGTGTCTGGTTATAATCTTGGTGAGCATGGTAACTCTCAGTTCACCGCTTGGAGTCAAGTTAGTGTTAAAGGGCAACCTATTTCTGATTTCTTTTCTGAAGATGAATTGGAAGAGATGTCGTTTGCATCTATGAAAGGTGGTCATACGGTCTTTTACGGTAAAGGTTATACCTCTTATGGTATTGCAACAACCGCTATCCGTATTGTTAAGGCTATTTTATCCGATGCTGAGGAGGAGTTAGTCATTTCAAGTTTCCAAGAAGCATTTGGCACCTATGTAGGCTATCCTGCCTTGGTTGGGCGTTCAGGTAAAGTTGGTCATGTTCAGTTGAACTTAACAGAAGACGAAGAAGTTAAATTGCAAGCGTCAGCCAACCTTATCAAAGAACGCGTTGAAGCTGCTCTTTCAAAAATCTAA
- a CDS encoding type I 3-dehydroquinate dehydratase: protein MKIVVPIIPKSLDEVKDIDSSKYEGADIIEWRADYLAKDDILKVAPAVFEKFSGYEILFTLRTVNEGGFAELSPEDYISLLKDVDALYHPDYIDFEYFTYKSHFDQLLSFPNLSLSYHNFHETPENLMEIFSELTTLAPRVVRISVMPHNEQEVLDLMNYTRGFKTLNPEQTYATVSMGKLGKLSRISGDVTGSAWTFASLDCENASAPGQIKLLDMKKIMTVLEEDSQSSQV, encoded by the coding sequence ATGAAAATAGTTGTACCAATTATTCCTAAAAGTCTCGATGAGGTTAAAGATATTGATAGTTCAAAATATGAAGGCGCAGATATTATTGAGTGGCGGGCGGATTATTTAGCAAAAGATGATATTTTAAAAGTGGCACCAGCTGTTTTTGAGAAATTTTCTGGTTACGAGATTCTCTTTACCCTTCGTACGGTTAACGAAGGCGGTTTTGCAGAACTTAGTCCTGAGGATTACATTTCTCTTTTGAAAGATGTTGATGCGCTTTATCATCCAGATTATATTGATTTTGAATACTTCACCTATAAATCACATTTTGATCAATTGTTAAGTTTTCCGAATTTATCACTAAGTTACCACAATTTTCACGAAACACCGGAAAATTTAATGGAGATTTTTTCAGAATTAACCACATTGGCACCACGAGTTGTGAGAATTTCAGTGATGCCTCATAATGAACAAGAAGTGCTCGATCTAATGAACTATACACGTGGTTTTAAAACCTTAAATCCGGAACAAACTTATGCAACAGTTTCGATGGGGAAACTCGGAAAACTTTCACGGATTTCAGGTGATGTGACAGGATCAGCTTGGACATTTGCCAGCTTAGATTGTGAAAATGCTAGTGCGCCGGGTCAAATCAAATTGTTGGATATGAAAAAAATTATGACAGTTCTTGAAGAAGATTCACAAAGTAGTCAGGTTTGA
- a CDS encoding YlbF/YmcA family competence regulator has protein sequence MSTNIYDLANELERGIRSLPEYQTVADAKSKIDNDPESKALFDEFITFQEDLYQKMQSGQMPTEDDQKAIQSMTEKMEANTSVRDYFNAQQALSVYISDIERIVFKPLQELTGK, from the coding sequence ATGTCTACTAATATTTATGACTTAGCCAATGAATTGGAGCGAGGTATTCGTAGTTTACCAGAATACCAAACAGTAGCTGATGCTAAATCTAAGATTGATAATGACCCTGAATCGAAAGCGTTATTTGATGAATTTATTACTTTCCAAGAAGATTTGTATCAAAAGATGCAGTCAGGTCAGATGCCGACTGAGGATGATCAAAAAGCTATTCAATCAATGACTGAAAAAATGGAAGCAAATACAAGCGTCAGAGATTATTTCAATGCTCAACAAGCACTTTCTGTCTATATCTCAGATATTGAGCGTATTGTTTTTAAGCCTTTACAGGAGTTAACAGGTAAATAA
- a CDS encoding DUF1722 domain-containing protein, which translates to MTSKPGNSLLEAQKEWAYQKYWVMAHSQQHYNALRQLFKGNEWSEEKYELFKQLILEAQAISPSEKTLRVAYQHIWGYFKKQATSDELAIYKSLEASLANSSLEMLIFLKRLSEKYQVTYLLASRIIQKGL; encoded by the coding sequence ATGACTTCTAAACCAGGGAATTCTTTGTTAGAGGCTCAAAAAGAATGGGCTTATCAAAAATATTGGGTCATGGCGCATTCGCAACAACATTATAATGCTTTGCGTCAACTTTTCAAGGGCAATGAATGGTCAGAAGAGAAATATGAGTTGTTTAAACAGTTGATATTAGAAGCGCAAGCCATTTCTCCAAGTGAAAAAACTTTAAGAGTAGCTTATCAACATATCTGGGGTTACTTCAAAAAGCAGGCTACTAGTGATGAATTGGCAATCTATAAGAGTCTTGAAGCAAGCCTTGCTAACAGTTCTTTAGAGATGTTGATTTTTCTTAAGCGATTATCAGAAAAGTATCAAGTGACCTACCTACTGGCATCACGTATCATTCAAAAGGGGCTATAA